In the genome of Streptomyces fagopyri, the window GAAGGACGGGCCCGGGACGACGACCGAAATCCTGGAGGCCGCCGTCGTCACGGTGGCGGTGGCGCTGGCGGGGGTGCTGTTCGGCGTGCTCTGGTGGTGGCTGGCGCCGCACGTGCCCCTGGTCGCGGACGACACGGCCGTGTACCTCAAGGACACCGAGGGGGAGCAGGCCATCGGGGTGGACGGGACGTTCGCGCTGCTGGCGCTCGGGTTCGGGGCGGTCAGCGCGGCCGTGGTGTTCCTGGTGCGGCGGCGCGGGGGTGTGCCGCTGGTCGTCGGGCTGGCGGTCGGCGGTCTGCTCGGCTCGGTGCTCGCCTGGCGGCTCGGCGTGTATCTGGGGCCCACGCAGAACGTGGTCGCCCACGCCAAGGCCGTGGGCAAGGGGGTGACCTTCTCGGCGCCGTTGAAGCTCGGGGCGAAGGGGGCGTTGCTGGCCTGGTCGCTGGGGGCGTTGCTGGTGCATCTGGGGCTGACCGCGCTGTTCGGGCCGCGGGATCCGGATCCCTACGAGAGTCCGTATTCGTCTTTGCCGCCTGTGCCTCCGGCGGTTTGAGGGTGTCCACCGGGCGGGGGTTCTTCGCCCCCGCCGGCCCTACCCGTCCCGTCCCGGGGGTTCCGCCCCGGACCCCGCCAGGGGCGCCGCGCCCCCTGGACCCCCGCGTCGCCCGAAGGGCTCGTCCTCAAACGCCGGACGGGCTGGAGATGCGCGCCCGCCCTGAAAGGGTGCGGACGGCCCGCGCGTGAAGGCCGGGGCAGGTGTTTCAGCCCGTCCGGCGTTTGAGGACGAGGCCGTTCAGGCCGAGCGGGGGCGGCCCGCCCCCTGAGGGCTGCCACCCCCGCGGGTCGGCTCAGTGGCGTGCGACGGGTGCGCGTACCGCGTCCGTGAGTGTGGCGAGGTCGTCGGGGGCGAGCTCGACCTCCAGGCCGCGCCGGCCCGCCGAGACACAGATCGTCTCGTGCAGCCGGGCGGACGCGTCCAGCACCGTACGGAGTCTCCTGCGCTGGCCCAGGGGCGAGATGCCGCCGCGGACGTAGCCGGTCGTGCGTTCGGCGGCCGCCGGGTCCGCCATCGCGGCCCGCTTCCCGCCGACCGCCGTGGCCAGGGCCTTCAGGTCCAGGGAGCCCGCGACCGGGACCACCGCGACGACGAGGGCGCCGTCCACGTCGGCGACCAGGGTCTTGAAGACCCGGTCGGGGGAGACGCCCATCGCCTCGGCCGCCTCCTCGCCGTAGGAGGGGTGCGCGGGGTCGTGCTCGTAGGCGTGCACCGTGTACGCGACGCCCGCCGCCGTCAGGGCGACGGTCGCGGGGGTGCCCCCGGACTGCTGCTGTTTCTTCGGCTTCTTCGCCATCGGCCTTCCCGGCTGCGCGAGGGGTGTCAGTTCAGGCTCGTCGGGCCGCGTGTCAGGTCCGACGCAGGCAGTGACGGCAGGTTACGGATGATCGCGGTCTCGGCGCGCAGGAGTTTCAGCTCCTCGCGGAGACGGGCCGCGGTGTCGGAGGCCTGGAGCAGCTTCTGCTTCGCCGGGATGTCCAGCATCGCGGCGGCCGCCACCAGGTAGGAGACCACCGCCGGTTCGTCCGGGAGGTCGGCGCCGGTGGACAGGGAGCGTTCGCGGGCGCCCGCGAGCCGCTTCTGGTACTGGCGGAAGGCGCGCAGGACACCTTCGGCGAGCGCGCCCGCCTCCTCGCCCGGTTCCTCGGGCAGTTCCTCCAGCTCGGCGGTGAGGAACGCGCCGGAGGCCTCCACGGACAGCAGCCGGACCCGTGTGGTCCCGGTGGCCAGTACCTCGAAGCTGCCGTCGGCGCGCTCCCGGATGGTCGCGGCGTCCGCGATGCAGCCCACCTCGTGGAAGGCGAGGAAGGGGTTGTCGCCGAAGCCGGCGGCCGGCCCGCGGACGGGTACGGCGGTCTGGTCCGGCATGCCGGGGCCGCTCGTCGCGACCTCGTGGCCGTCGCGGATCGCGACGACGGCGAACCGGCGCGGTTCGTCCTCGGGGGTCTTCAGCAGCTCGCGCATCATGGCGCGATAGCGCTCCTCGAAGATGTTCAGGGGCAGCACGAGCCCCGGGAACAGTACCGAGTTCAGCGGGAAGAGGGGGAGCCGGACGGTGGTCACGACGGGCAAGCCTAATGGTCGCCGGAGGGAGCGCGTCCGCCGTGCTCACTCCGTGGATGTACGGGCATGCGGGACGCGACCTCCAGACGTACCCCGTCGCGCAGTTCCAGGAACTGGCCCAGAGGGTCGTCCGAGACCCGGTCCCAGGGGAACGAGGTGGCGTAGGGGCCGATCAGACGGAGCTGTTCCAGGGCGTCCGTCCAGCGCTCCAGCCTGATCAGGACGTAGGTGAGCAGGTTGCGGACCTCGGCGGGCCAGGGGTCGCTGGGCCCGTAGGCCGCCGAGACCGCGATGGCGAGGTCGGCCGCCGCGTCGAGCCGTTCGCGCCGCACCACGGCTCCGCCGCCCTCGGTCAGGAACGCGAAGGCGGCGCGCACCGGCAGGGCCTGCACCAGGGAGCCGGGCAGCGCGTCCTGGGCGGCACGCTCGGCGAAGTCGAAGCACTCGTGGTGCGAGCCGTACCAGGCGGCCGAGAGGTACTTCAGGGCGGCGACGTGGCATCCGTAGTGGTGGGGGGAGCGGCGTACGGCCTCGCCCCACAGCTTCTCGAACTCGGTGTGCCCGGCGTTGGTCCCCCTGGCGTGGTCGAGTGCGATCCGCCACGGCACCGGGTCGTGCGGGTCGCCCTCGGCGGCGGCCGTGATCAGCGGGCCGACCTGGCGCAGCAGCTCGGCGCGGGCGGGCGAGTCCCACCAGCGGCGCACCGCGAGTTCCGCCTTGACCAGCAGCGCGTCCGGGTCGTGCGGGGAGTCGCCCTGCCAGGCGTCGAGCCATTCGCCGCGGCAGCGCGCGAAGGCCGCGAGACGCATCGTGTAGCGGTCGCGGTTCTCCCACTCGGCGGCCTCGCGGGTGGTGGCGAGCAGCTTGGCGGTGGTGCCGTACTCGCCGCGGCCCGCGTCGACCAGGGCCGGGCCGAGCCGGTCGTCGGGGGCGTCCAGCAGCACCTCGTCGTCGCCGGGCAGCCCGGAGGTGAGACGCGGGGAGTTCCGGGCCATCCGGGCCGTGCGGATGAGCGCGCGCAGCAGTGCCATGGTATCGACCATTGAAAGACGCAGGTCGGGGCTGTGCCAGAGGGGGCGCGGTGAAGCTTTCGTAACCGCTGATTGGTTGTACGCCGAACAGTCAAGAATGGGCAAATAGTGCCCGTTTCTCGGCTATTGAACCCTGGCCAACAGTGGCGGTCGTGCCCCGGTCGCGGTCGAGTCAGCTGCGCCTCAGCAGCCGGGTCGCTCCCGCCGCCACCGTCGTCGCCAGGATCCAGCCGAGCAGGATCACCACGGCGGCCAGCCACTGCCAGCCGCCGCGCAGCTGCCAGACGCCCACCTGTCCGAGGTCGATCACGGGCAGCAGCAGGTCCAGGGCGAACAGCGCGGCGTTCCACGGCGGATGTCCGCCGTCGTCGACCGGCGGATGGCTCGCGTGCGAGAAGGCGATCGACGTCGCCGCCCAGAGCACCGCCATCCACAGGGCGGCGCGGCCGGGCCGGTACCCGTAGGCGACCGTCCAGTCCTGCGCGTACCCCCACAGCTTGGCCGCGAGCGGCAGGGTCTCGCGGCGGCGCCGCTGCTTGGCCAGCAGCACCTCGCGCGCGTCCTCGTCCTCGCCGGAGTCACGCAGCACGGTGGCCAGCCGTTCGTACGGCTCCGGGCTGTACTCGGCGGTCGCCGCCGCCACCCACTCCAGGCGCCGCGTCAGCGGGAACGCGCCCTGGGGCACGAGGTTCTCGTAGCTGAAGCCGCCCATGTGCAGATTGCCCGGCCGGGGCCAGCTGTCCGCGCGGTCGACCAGGTTGACGACCCGCGCGCCGGACAGGACGACCTTGCCCCGCTCGGGCCGCTCGCCGAGAAAGCGCAGTTCCGGCGTCTGCACCCGCAGCAGCGACAGCTCCTGGTCGTCGTCGAAGGTGAAACGGGCACGCTCGAAGTCGACCGCGTCCCCGAACCGCCCGTCGTCCAGCCGTATCCCGCCCCGGCACTCGAACCGCTGCACGAGCGTGCCGCGCGCCGGGGTGGTCCCGCTCGTCAGCCAGGGCGCCCCGACGGCCGCGGGTGTCATGTACAGCGTGCGGTTGACGGTCAGCTGGGGGGCGTTCAGGGCGAGCCGGGTGTACGGATTGCTCAGGTTGCTGCCGCGCAGACTGAGCGAGACGCCGACGGTCGCCCCGCGCAGGCTCAGCTCGCCGTGCGACTCCAGCATCTCCGCCTGCAGGTCCTGACCCACGAACATGCCGTCGCCGGTGATCGAGCGGCCGCGCCGGTCCCGGTAGACCACCGCCTGGTTGAGCATCAGGTCGGTGCCGATGTGCGCGTCGGTCAGCCGCACGCCGTTGTGGAACCGGCAGCGCGGCAGATGCAGGTCGCCCTCCGTGTGCACCCGGGCCGCCTCCAGGCGCGGCACCGAGCAGTCGACCAGGCGCACGGTGGTGAAGCGGGCCTCCGGCAGCAGGATCTCCTTCTCGAACCGGCAGCCCTTCAGCTCGACGTACGGCACCACGGTGCCGCCGGCGAGGTCCAGCACGTCGGAGATCTGCACGCCGGTCAGCTTCAGGGAGGCGACCCGGCCCTGCAGGGCGGGCGGCCCGTCGAGCAGCAGCCACGCCACGATCCGGGCCCGCACACTGCGTTCGGGCCCCCAGGGGTGGCCGCCGTGCGGATCGTCCACGGCGGTGTCCCCGTCGCGCAGGTCGTACACGCTGCCGTTGCGGAAGGCCTGCCACATCCCGGCCTCGGCGGCGGTCAGCTCGTCCGGCAGGTCCCCGGCGCGGAGGCCGGCACCCTCGGTCACGGTTCTTCCCTTCCTCCCCAGCTACTCGCGGGTTTCGTACATCCGTTCATGCCCGCTGTGTGACAGGCCGAACGCTACTGGTGACGGGGATGTCCAGGGGGTGACACGGCTGGCTTGTATCAGCCATTGATACAGGCGACCGGCGCCTTATCTCGGTCTGAGAGAATTGCCTACGTGATCTCCCGAATCGATCTGCGCGGCGACGCCCTCCCCGAAGGCACCGCACTGCGCGACCTGCTGCCCCGAGCCGACTTCGACGTATCGGCCGCCCTGGAGAAGGTGCGTCCGATCTGCGAGGCCGTGCATCATCGGGGGGACGCGGCGCTGATCGACTACGCGGAGAAGTTCGACGGCGTTCGGCTGGAAGCCGTGCGGGTCCCGGCCCAGGCCCTCGCGGACGCCCTGGAGCGGCTCGACCCGGCCGTCCGCGCGGCCCTGGAGGAGTCCATCCGCCGGGCCCGCCTGGTCCACCGCGCGCAGCGCCGCGGCTCGCACACCACCCAGGTCGTGCGGGGCGGCTCGGTCACCGAGAAGTGGGTGCCCGTCGAGCGGGTGGGCCTCTACGCGCCCGGCGGCCGTTCCGTCTACCCCTCGTCCGTGATCATGAACGCGGTCCCGGCACAGGAGGCCGGCGTGCCCTCCATGGCCCTCGCCTCCCCGCCGCAGCGCGACTTCGACGGCCTCCCGCACCCGACGATCCTCGCCGCCTGCGCCCTCCTCGGCATCGACGAGGTGTACGCGGCCGGTGGCGCCCAGGCCGTCGCGATGTTCGCGCACGGCACCGAGTCCTGCGCCCCGACCGCCATGGTCACCGGCCCCGGCAACATCTGGGTCGCCGCCGCCAAGCGGTACTTCACCGGCCGGATCGGCATCGACACCGAGGCGGGCCCCACCGAGATCGCCGTCCTCGCCGACGACACCGCCGACCCGGTGCACGTCGCCGCCGACCTGATCAGCCAGGCCGAGCACGACCCGCTGGCCGCGGCCGTCCTGGTCACCGACTCACCGGCCCTCGCGGACGCCGTGGAGAAGGAACTCGAAACCCAGGTCGCGGCCACCAGGCACATCGAGGACCGGATCGTCCCGGCCCTGCGCGGCAGGCAGTCCGCGATCGTCCTGGTCGACGGCATCGACGAGGGGCTGCGGGTCGTCGACGCGTACGGCGCCGAGCACCTGGAGATCCAGACGGCCGACGCGGCGGCGGTCGCCGACCGGGTCCGGAACGCCGGAGCGATCTTCGTCGGCCCCTGGGCCCCCGTCTCGCTGGGCGACTACGCGGCGGGCTCCAACCACGTCCTGCCCACCGGTGGCTGCGCCTGCCACTCCTCGGGCCTGTCCGTGCAGTCGTTCCTGCGCGGCATCCACATCGTCGACTACACGCGGGACGCGCTCGCCGACGTCGCGCATCACGTGGTGACGCTCGCCGAGGCGGAGGACCTGCCCGCGCACGGCGCGGCGATCAAGGCCCGTTTTCCCGGAGACGAACAGGTCTCGCGTGGCTGGAAGGTACCCGAAGGCAAGTGACCGGCAAAGTGACTGGCATCGACGACCTCCCCGTACGGGACGAGCTGCGCGGCAAGTCCCCCTACGGCGCGCCCCAACTCGACGTCGCGGTACGGCTGAACACCAACGAGAACCCCTACCCGCTGCCCGAACCCCTCGTCGAGCGGATCGCCGAGCGGGTGCGTGAGGCCGCCCGCGACCTCAACCGCTACCCCGACCGGGACGCGGTCCAACTGCGCACCGAACTCGCCGGATACCTGACGAGGACCGGCGGACACCGGGTCGGCGTCGAGAACGTCTGGGCGGCCAACGGCTCGAACGAGGTCATCCAGCAACTGCTGCAGACCTTCGGCGGCCCCGGCCGGACGGCGATGGGCTTCGAGCCCTCGTACTCGATGCACGCGCTGATCGCACGAGGCACCGGCACGGGCTGGATCCCGGGCCCGCGCGACGAGGACTTCACCATCGACCCGGCCGCCGCCGAACGGGCCGTCGCCGAGCACCGCCCCGACGTCGTCTTCCTCACCACCCCCAACAACCCCACCGGCAACGCGATGCCGCGCGAGACGGTCGTCGCGCTGTACGAGGCCGCACAGGCGGCCAAGCCGTCGATGGTGATCGTGGACGAGGCCTACGTCGAGTTCAGCCACGGTGACTCGCTGCTGCCGCTGCTCGAAGGACGGCCGAATCTCGTCGTCTCCCGGACGATGTCGAAGGCGTTCGGCGCGGCCGGACTGCGCCTCGGCTACCTCGCCGCGCACCCGGCGGTCGTCGACGCCGTACAGCTCGTACGGCTGCCGTACCACCTGTCGGCCGTCACCCAGGCCACCGCCCTGGCCGCCCTGGAACACACCGACACGCTGCTGGCCTACGTGGAGCGCCTGAAGGCCGAGCGGGACCGGCTGGTCACCGAGCTGCGCGCGATCGGGTACGAGGTGACCGAGTCGGACGCCAACTTCGTGCAGTTCGGGCGGTTCGCGGACTCCCACGAGGCCTGGCAGAAGATCCTCGACCGGGGCGTCCTGGTCAGAGACAACGGCGTACCGGGCCGGCTGCGGGTCTCCGCGGGCACCCCGGCCGAAAACGACGCGTTCCTGGACGCGGTCCGTGAGTTGAAGAAGGAGCAGAGCGCATGAGCCGCGTCGGAAGAGTGGAGCGGACGACCAAGGAGACGTCGGTCCTCGTCGAGATCGATCTCGACGGGTCCGGCCAGGTCGAGGTGTCGACGGGGGTCGGCTTCTACGACCACATGCTCGACCAGCTCGGACGGCACGGTCTGTTCGACCTGACCGTGAAGACCGAGGGCGACCTGCACATCGACTCGCACCACACCATCGAGGACACCGCCCTCGCGCTGGGCGCCGCCTTCAAGCAGGCGCTCGGCGACAAGGTGGGCATCTACCGCTTCGGCAACTGCACGGTCCCGCTGGACGAGTCGCTCGCCCAGGTGACCGTCGACCTGTCCGGCCGCCCCTACCTCGTGCACACCGAGCCCGAGAACATGGCGCCGATGATCGGCGAGTACGACACGACGATGACCCGGCACATCCTGGAGTCCTTCGTCGCCCAGGCCCAGATCGCGCTGCACGTGCACGTGCCCTACGGGCGCAACGCGCACCACATCGTGGAGTGCCAGTTCAAGGCCCTGGCCCGGGCGCTGCGCTACGCCTCCGAGCGCGACCCGCGCGCCGCCGGCATCCTCCCCTCCACGAAGGGCGCGCTGTGAGCGGCGCGCCCGCGGCCACCGCGCCGCAGACGACGACGCTGCCCGCCGCGCCCCGCCACGCGGGCGCAGAAGCGAACGGAAAGACACTGTGACCGGCCTGTCGAGCATCCTGATCGTCGTCGGACTCTTCCTCCTCGGCGGCATCTACTCCTTCGTCAAACAGGAGATGCCCAGGAGCCTCATCGTGCTGCTCTCCATCGGCGCGGCGATGTGCCTGGTCGCGGGGGTCATGAGGCTGGAGGTGTGGAATTGAGCGGCCCCAGGAAGGTCGTCGTCTTCGACTACGGCTTCGGGAACGTACGCTCCGCCGAGCGCGCCCTCGCCCGCGCCGGGGCCGAGGTCGAGATCACCCGTGACTACGACACGGCCATGAACGCCGACGGGCTGCTGGTACCGGGCGTCGGCGCCTTCGCCGCCTGCATGAAGGGCCTCAGGGACGCCCGCGGCGACTGGATCATCGGTCGCCGTCTGGCGGGCGGGCGCCCCGTGATGGGCATCTGCGTCGGCATGCAGATCCTCTTCGCGCGGGGCATCGAGCACGGTGTGGAGACAGAGGGCCTGGACGAGTGGCCGGGCGCGGTCGAGCCGCTGCGGGCCGACATCGTGCCCCACATGGGCTGGAACACGGTCGAGGCACCCGCGGGCTCGCGGCTCTTCGCGGGGCTCGACGCGGGCGCGCGCTACTACTTCGTCCACTCGTACGCCGTCCACGACTGGTCCCTGGACGTCACGAACCCGGCGATGCGGGCGCCCCTGGTCACCTGGGCGACGCACGGCAAGCCCTTCGTGGCGGCCGTCGAGAACGGCGCCCTGTGGGCCACCCAGTTCCACCCCGAGAAGTCCGGCGACGCCGGAGCCCAGCTCCTCACCAACTGGATCGGAACACTGTGAGCAAGCTCGAACTCCTCCCCGCCGTCGACGTCCGCGACGGCCAGGCCGTCCGCCTCGTGCACGGCGAGTCGGGGACGGAAACTTCTTACGGCTCCCCCCTGGAGGCCGCTCTCGCCTGGCAGCGTTCGGGCGCCGAGTGGCTGCACCTCGTCGACCTGGACGCCGCCTTCGGGACCGGTGACAACCGCGACCTGATCGCCGAGGTCGCCGGCGCCATGGACATCAAGGTCGAACTGTCCGGCGGCATCCGCGACGACGACACGCTCGCCGCCGCCCTCGCCACCGGCTGCACCCGCGTCAACCTCGGCACCGCCGCCCTGGAGACCCCCGAATGGGTCGCCAAGGTCATCGGCGAGCACGGCGACAGGATCGCGGTCGGCCTCGACGTACGCGGCACGACACTGCGCGGACGCGGCTGGACCCGCGACGGCGGCGACCTCTACGAGACGCTGGGGCGCCTCGACTCCGAGGGCTGCGCGCGCTACGTGGTCACGGACATCGCCAAGGACGGCACGCTGCAGGGCCCGAACCTGGACCTGCTCAAGAACGTCTGCGCCGCGACGGACCGCCCCGTGGTCGCCTCCGGCGGGGTCTCCTCCCTCGACGACCTGCGCGCCATCGCCGCGCTCGTACCCCTCGGCGTCGAGGGCTCGATCGTCGGAAAGGCCCTGTACGCGAAGGCGTTCACGCTGGAAGAGGCACTGGAGGCGGTGGCCCGGTGAGCGGCGTCCGACGCGTCACGAGCGACGCGCCCTGGGAGGACACCTTCGGGTACTCCAGGGCCGTGGAACTTCCCAACGGCCTGGTGCTGGTCTCCGGCTGCACCTCCGTGATCGACGGCGCGATCGTCGACGGCGGCCCGTACGAGCAGGCGGTCAACTCCTTCGGTGTCGCGCTCGCCGCGCTGGCGGAGCTCGGCCTCGGCCGCGACGACGTCGTGCGGACCCGGATGCACCTGACCCACGCCCGCGACGTGGAGGAGGTCGGACGCGCCCACAAGGAGATCTTCGGCCCCGTCCGGCCCGCCGCGTCCATGCTCATCGTCTCCGGCCTCGTGGACCCGCGGCTGGTCGTCGAGGTCGAGGTGGAGGCGTACCGGGAGGCGACCCCCTCATGACCCTGGCCGTACGAGTCATCCCCTGCCTGGACGTGGACAACGGCCGGGTCGTCAAGGGCGTCAACTTCCAGAACCTGCGCGACGCGGGCGACCCGGTCGAGATGGCCAAGGTGTACGACGCCGAGGGCGCCGACGAACTGACGTTCCTGGACATCACCGCGTCCTCCGGCAACCGCGAGACCACGTACGACGTGGTGCGGCGCACCGCCGAGCAGGTCTTCATCCCGCTGACCGTGGGCGGCGGGGTGCGCACCGCCGAGGACGTGGACAAGCTGCTGCGGGCGGGCGCGGACAAGGTCGGGGTCAACACGGCCGCGATCGCCCGGCCCGACCTCATCCGTGAGATCGCCGAACGGTTCGGCCGTCAGGTCCTCGTCCTGTCGGTGGACGCCCGGCGCACGCAGAGCGGCTCCTTCGAGGTCACCACCCACGGTGGCCGCGAGGGCACCGGCATCGACGCCGTCGAGTGGGCCCACCGGGCCGCCGAGCTGGGCGCGGGCGAGATCCTGCTCAACTCGATGGACGCGGACGGCACGAAGGACGGCTACGACATGGAGATGATCGAGGCCGTCCGCAAGCACGTCACCGTGCCGCTGATCGCCAGCGGCGGGGCGGGCCGGCTCGCCGACTTCCCGCCCGCCGTCGCCGCGGGTGCCGACGCGGTGCTCGCCGCGTCGGTCTTCCACTTCGGTGACCTGCGGATCGGCGAGGTGAAGGAGACACTGCGCGAGGCGGGGCATCCCGTCCGCTGACCCGACGCCGCGATCGGCCGCCGCCGGACCGCGGCGACGAGGTCCGGGCCGCCGGACCTCGACCGGTCCGGCTTCCGGTACCCCGTCCGGCGGGCCCTCGCCGCGCGGAGCGGTGGCGACGGCCCTGGCGTCACGGTCGGCTGCCGCGGGGCCGCGGTGTTCGAGCCGCGGTCTCGGTCGACCTTGCGACGGGGTGATGGCGGCGACCGTGCGGTGGCGGCGTCTTGGTCGGTTGCCGCTGGGCCGCGGGGTCGCGGTGTTCGAGCCCCGGGTCTCGGCCGGCCTGGGTCCCGGTCGACCCCGCGACCGGTGCTTCACCGCGCCGCGGGGGCGATGACGGCGGTCCTGACGCCTGGATCAGCCGCCGGGCCGCGGTGACCGGAGCCCTGGGCTTCGTCGTTCGTGCCGGGTCCCGGTTCGCCGTGCGACCGGTGGTGCTTCGAAGCGCCGTGGGTGCGGTGGCTCCGACGCCAGGGCAGCCGGCACAGCGCTCGGGCCGCCGTGGCGCCGGGCGGCGGCTGTCGTCCCGACCGCGGTCGGGACGCGGTCCGGCCCCGGTGCTCGGGCGCCCGGCCCGGGTCGGGCCGGGGCACCCGGTGACCGGAGCGCCGTCACGCCGAGGGGTGACGGTGATCGCGGGGGACCGCCCGGGGCGTCACACCCCGGCGCCCGCCCCCGCGGTCAGATTCCGAGCCGCTTCGTCTCGTGCAGCTTCGCGATCGCGTCCTTGTCGCCGTCCAGCTCCACATCGGCCGCCTTCTGCCGCCCGAGCGCGAACATCAGCAGCTCGGAGGGCTCACCGGTCACGGTCACGACCGGCGCGCCCTTGTGCGCGACCGCCGTCTGACCGTCCGGGCGGCGCAGGAC includes:
- the hisF gene encoding imidazole glycerol phosphate synthase subunit HisF, with the translated sequence MTLAVRVIPCLDVDNGRVVKGVNFQNLRDAGDPVEMAKVYDAEGADELTFLDITASSGNRETTYDVVRRTAEQVFIPLTVGGGVRTAEDVDKLLRAGADKVGVNTAAIARPDLIREIAERFGRQVLVLSVDARRTQSGSFEVTTHGGREGTGIDAVEWAHRAAELGAGEILLNSMDADGTKDGYDMEMIEAVRKHVTVPLIASGGAGRLADFPPAVAAGADAVLAASVFHFGDLRIGEVKETLREAGHPVR
- the hisD gene encoding histidinol dehydrogenase: MISRIDLRGDALPEGTALRDLLPRADFDVSAALEKVRPICEAVHHRGDAALIDYAEKFDGVRLEAVRVPAQALADALERLDPAVRAALEESIRRARLVHRAQRRGSHTTQVVRGGSVTEKWVPVERVGLYAPGGRSVYPSSVIMNAVPAQEAGVPSMALASPPQRDFDGLPHPTILAACALLGIDEVYAAGGAQAVAMFAHGTESCAPTAMVTGPGNIWVAAAKRYFTGRIGIDTEAGPTEIAVLADDTADPVHVAADLISQAEHDPLAAAVLVTDSPALADAVEKELETQVAATRHIEDRIVPALRGRQSAIVLVDGIDEGLRVVDAYGAEHLEIQTADAAAVADRVRNAGAIFVGPWAPVSLGDYAAGSNHVLPTGGCACHSSGLSVQSFLRGIHIVDYTRDALADVAHHVVTLAEAEDLPAHGAAIKARFPGDEQVSRGWKVPEGK
- a CDS encoding LON peptidase substrate-binding domain-containing protein — protein: MTTVRLPLFPLNSVLFPGLVLPLNIFEERYRAMMRELLKTPEDEPRRFAVVAIRDGHEVATSGPGMPDQTAVPVRGPAAGFGDNPFLAFHEVGCIADAATIRERADGSFEVLATGTTRVRLLSVEASGAFLTAELEELPEEPGEEAGALAEGVLRAFRQYQKRLAGARERSLSTGADLPDEPAVVSYLVAAAAMLDIPAKQKLLQASDTAARLREELKLLRAETAIIRNLPSLPASDLTRGPTSLN
- the hisB gene encoding imidazoleglycerol-phosphate dehydratase HisB yields the protein MSRVGRVERTTKETSVLVEIDLDGSGQVEVSTGVGFYDHMLDQLGRHGLFDLTVKTEGDLHIDSHHTIEDTALALGAAFKQALGDKVGIYRFGNCTVPLDESLAQVTVDLSGRPYLVHTEPENMAPMIGEYDTTMTRHILESFVAQAQIALHVHVPYGRNAHHIVECQFKALARALRYASERDPRAAGILPSTKGAL
- the hisH gene encoding imidazole glycerol phosphate synthase subunit HisH; amino-acid sequence: MELSGPRKVVVFDYGFGNVRSAERALARAGAEVEITRDYDTAMNADGLLVPGVGAFAACMKGLRDARGDWIIGRRLAGGRPVMGICVGMQILFARGIEHGVETEGLDEWPGAVEPLRADIVPHMGWNTVEAPAGSRLFAGLDAGARYYFVHSYAVHDWSLDVTNPAMRAPLVTWATHGKPFVAAVENGALWATQFHPEKSGDAGAQLLTNWIGTL
- a CDS encoding histidinol-phosphate transaminase; its protein translation is MTGIDDLPVRDELRGKSPYGAPQLDVAVRLNTNENPYPLPEPLVERIAERVREAARDLNRYPDRDAVQLRTELAGYLTRTGGHRVGVENVWAANGSNEVIQQLLQTFGGPGRTAMGFEPSYSMHALIARGTGTGWIPGPRDEDFTIDPAAAERAVAEHRPDVVFLTTPNNPTGNAMPRETVVALYEAAQAAKPSMVIVDEAYVEFSHGDSLLPLLEGRPNLVVSRTMSKAFGAAGLRLGYLAAHPAVVDAVQLVRLPYHLSAVTQATALAALEHTDTLLAYVERLKAERDRLVTELRAIGYEVTESDANFVQFGRFADSHEAWQKILDRGVLVRDNGVPGRLRVSAGTPAENDAFLDAVRELKKEQSA
- the ybaK gene encoding Cys-tRNA(Pro) deacylase, producing the protein MAKKPKKQQQSGGTPATVALTAAGVAYTVHAYEHDPAHPSYGEEAAEAMGVSPDRVFKTLVADVDGALVVAVVPVAGSLDLKALATAVGGKRAAMADPAAAERTTGYVRGGISPLGQRRRLRTVLDASARLHETICVSAGRRGLEVELAPDDLATLTDAVRAPVARH
- the priA gene encoding bifunctional 1-(5-phosphoribosyl)-5-((5-phosphoribosylamino)methylideneamino)imidazole-4-carboxamide isomerase/phosphoribosylanthranilate isomerase PriA — its product is MSKLELLPAVDVRDGQAVRLVHGESGTETSYGSPLEAALAWQRSGAEWLHLVDLDAAFGTGDNRDLIAEVAGAMDIKVELSGGIRDDDTLAAALATGCTRVNLGTAALETPEWVAKVIGEHGDRIAVGLDVRGTTLRGRGWTRDGGDLYETLGRLDSEGCARYVVTDIAKDGTLQGPNLDLLKNVCAATDRPVVASGGVSSLDDLRAIAALVPLGVEGSIVGKALYAKAFTLEEALEAVAR
- a CDS encoding AAA family ATPase codes for the protein MTAPLTPPPPPHHQPSDNAHGWQAPPAVAGGYAGYEKDGPGTTTEILEAAVVTVAVALAGVLFGVLWWWLAPHVPLVADDTAVYLKDTEGEQAIGVDGTFALLALGFGAVSAAVVFLVRRRGGVPLVVGLAVGGLLGSVLAWRLGVYLGPTQNVVAHAKAVGKGVTFSAPLKLGAKGALLAWSLGALLVHLGLTALFGPRDPDPYESPYSSLPPVPPAV
- a CDS encoding oxidoreductase, which translates into the protein MTEGAGLRAGDLPDELTAAEAGMWQAFRNGSVYDLRDGDTAVDDPHGGHPWGPERSVRARIVAWLLLDGPPALQGRVASLKLTGVQISDVLDLAGGTVVPYVELKGCRFEKEILLPEARFTTVRLVDCSVPRLEAARVHTEGDLHLPRCRFHNGVRLTDAHIGTDLMLNQAVVYRDRRGRSITGDGMFVGQDLQAEMLESHGELSLRGATVGVSLSLRGSNLSNPYTRLALNAPQLTVNRTLYMTPAAVGAPWLTSGTTPARGTLVQRFECRGGIRLDDGRFGDAVDFERARFTFDDDQELSLLRVQTPELRFLGERPERGKVVLSGARVVNLVDRADSWPRPGNLHMGGFSYENLVPQGAFPLTRRLEWVAAATAEYSPEPYERLATVLRDSGEDEDAREVLLAKQRRRRETLPLAAKLWGYAQDWTVAYGYRPGRAALWMAVLWAATSIAFSHASHPPVDDGGHPPWNAALFALDLLLPVIDLGQVGVWQLRGGWQWLAAVVILLGWILATTVAAGATRLLRRS
- a CDS encoding Rid family hydrolase; this translates as MSGVRRVTSDAPWEDTFGYSRAVELPNGLVLVSGCTSVIDGAIVDGGPYEQAVNSFGVALAALAELGLGRDDVVRTRMHLTHARDVEEVGRAHKEIFGPVRPAASMLIVSGLVDPRLVVEVEVEAYREATPS